A portion of the Pedobacter cryoconitis genome contains these proteins:
- the avs2 gene encoding AVAST type 2 anti-phage system protein Avs2, producing the protein MTKEQDKLLTNHTVRLKDTDHGYYVGSGIIYTAKSLQDKLYVLTAAHCLYQDKDHFTESRRDITIELYSQAENQYKSVVHTINYELVSADADLDLAILVLDKADVFSITGILAEIQPIYERNSAENFLIKGFPSATLGQELVAISPIWIQDMPVVRKFQLHLQQDFSTPESARSRVDGFSGSGVFLVNHGRIYLLGIFSRFLEAGKVIYCQYLNVMNAMLEHAFLPVIQFTFLGEHGLSSEYFQVHVDKAIRNLGPRFSEEMNFRLPIAMRFSDLAKDLDFRRRLSAVIDSYLTASHYHTAAHQQFIVIDQEYQEIDQEIRSWFASIDWTPTGKIETEHVEVLVEGFDKKAQETIIDFYKLRSEVKAAEKGSQAKYDYNEPFQSEISGLRQMQKTNRELLNGLYELDLMLSINAVLLIKGEAGSGKSHLLGDVAKSRIQLRLPTILLLGQLFKPNQNVWTNILGQLELSCSKNELLTTLNHIGEQLGSRVLFMIDALNEGAGKDLWFDELAGFVHDFKDYPFIGLALTVRSTYWNVVIPASVKDNTQIRILKHEGFKGNEYAALKLFCQHYKIHQPNFPILAPEYSNPLFLQLICRSIQSTADKTFPQGFQGLTKIFQYYTKSLSETFTRKRSAYGMRPNLIREALELYALRSFEKENYRHLTLEEAYSLVNEHFPLFPQLLEDLIEESVLIRSMIKRYGDEQEYEVVYFAFERFGDYHVARQLLSGYGSAEEVMVAGRKENTLGKLTEDGIWSYQGLLEALAVLMPETFGLELTEVFGWVFDEKESRRDNIYNWFNQWVVDSLKWRDISSINAEKIVSWVNDSGHFDMDLGNWFHFVMEVTAVKGHPFNSDRFHLVMSRNNMATRDGYWQDHMQGYYGTNDQNVAFPLTRLIEWAWQDGISEETDHETARLVGQTLCWVLASTHHGLRDQATKALVNLLQDHPQAMLATMKAFQDIDDMYILERIYAVAYGCALRSEDADTLSALAAYTYQIIFSGGNPPEHLLLRDYARNIVEYAIYKKVPLEVDIRLIRPPYRSKLPDRLPTKEDIKQYELDREGENYKQGYGRANNKIHFSVMSWDFSRYTIDSALENLVPVRFTFKTELEAFKKSLPRGGKSTLTNMKKFYDIVHTTEDHKKNFFTSLGPEKAKELWDDFDHWHKEFRDKLYGLMNEQQVTFLESTVLPHWDMELKIKGRTTNHLKKTPYKCWIVQRVFELGYDSEIHGNYDIIHDDYTDHRTNTRVDRIGKKYQWIAFFELLAMLTDNYKFRESWANDDEGNYYQGPWEFMLRNIDPSFILRDKREKYPDKDFGLKEHKAIWWAMEKYVYWNRLPADWARSTADLPDMAKCIQKTDPVGTDWLHLNLSYTWKQPKQVGQDNYRSERREIWYMFQAYLVRKKDRQKVVSALKDENFHGRRFPEDHATTDMLAREQYWSPISKQNAKGSKEWIEFKEAGCKVVLTNKYAVGELSQDQSSAHFYFQMPCKMIMEGMNLRFGRMDGDFVNSDGEVIMTNKSVNGVMIRKVDFLNYLERNKLEIFWVFLGEKNSFAKGDHLKDYRKSLSGVYCFEGQNLSGSMKMRNW; encoded by the coding sequence ATGACCAAGGAACAGGATAAATTATTAACGAATCATACCGTCAGGTTAAAGGATACTGATCATGGTTATTATGTAGGTAGCGGAATAATATACACAGCGAAATCTTTACAGGACAAATTGTACGTATTGACCGCAGCGCACTGTCTGTATCAAGATAAGGATCATTTTACAGAATCCAGGCGAGATATCACAATAGAGCTATACAGTCAGGCTGAAAATCAGTACAAGAGCGTGGTTCATACCATTAATTATGAGCTTGTTTCGGCAGATGCTGATCTGGATCTGGCCATTCTGGTGTTGGACAAAGCCGACGTATTTTCAATTACAGGCATTTTGGCTGAGATACAGCCGATTTATGAACGGAATTCTGCGGAAAATTTTCTCATCAAGGGGTTTCCCAGCGCAACTTTAGGACAGGAACTGGTGGCAATCAGTCCTATCTGGATTCAGGATATGCCGGTGGTGAGGAAATTCCAGCTCCATTTGCAGCAGGACTTCAGTACACCGGAATCTGCACGTTCGAGGGTAGATGGATTTTCCGGCAGTGGTGTCTTTCTGGTAAACCACGGGCGTATATACCTGCTGGGAATATTCAGCAGGTTTTTGGAAGCAGGAAAAGTGATTTATTGCCAATACCTGAATGTGATGAATGCGATGCTGGAACATGCTTTTCTTCCGGTAATTCAATTTACGTTTTTAGGGGAGCATGGACTGAGCAGTGAATATTTCCAAGTGCATGTGGACAAGGCTATTCGCAACCTGGGCCCCCGATTTAGCGAAGAAATGAATTTCAGACTGCCAATTGCCATGCGTTTCAGTGACTTGGCAAAGGATTTGGATTTTCGGCGAAGGCTTTCCGCAGTGATCGACAGTTACCTGACCGCATCGCATTATCATACAGCCGCGCACCAGCAGTTTATAGTGATTGATCAGGAATACCAGGAAATAGATCAAGAGATACGCAGCTGGTTTGCTAGTATTGACTGGACTCCTACGGGCAAAATAGAGACCGAACATGTTGAGGTATTGGTGGAAGGGTTCGATAAGAAAGCACAGGAAACCATCATTGATTTTTACAAGTTACGGTCTGAAGTAAAGGCCGCCGAGAAAGGATCTCAGGCTAAATACGACTATAATGAACCCTTTCAGTCGGAAATTTCAGGTTTGCGGCAGATGCAAAAAACCAATCGTGAACTTTTGAATGGACTTTACGAACTTGACCTGATGCTTTCTATTAATGCTGTACTACTAATCAAAGGTGAGGCGGGATCAGGTAAGTCGCACTTATTAGGTGATGTGGCTAAAAGCAGGATTCAACTGCGTTTGCCAACTATTTTATTACTAGGCCAATTGTTTAAGCCAAACCAGAACGTGTGGACCAATATCTTGGGTCAACTGGAGCTTAGTTGTTCTAAAAATGAATTGCTGACTACGCTGAACCATATCGGTGAACAGCTTGGATCCCGAGTGCTGTTCATGATTGATGCGTTAAATGAGGGGGCGGGGAAAGATTTGTGGTTTGATGAGTTGGCGGGGTTTGTCCACGATTTTAAGGATTATCCATTCATTGGTCTGGCACTGACCGTGAGGAGTACCTACTGGAATGTGGTGATCCCTGCTAGTGTTAAGGACAATACCCAAATCCGGATATTAAAGCATGAAGGCTTTAAAGGCAATGAGTATGCTGCGTTGAAATTATTTTGCCAGCACTACAAAATCCACCAACCTAATTTTCCAATCCTGGCACCGGAATACAGTAATCCTCTTTTTCTTCAGCTCATTTGCAGGAGCATCCAAAGCACAGCAGATAAAACATTTCCTCAGGGATTCCAGGGTTTAACGAAAATATTCCAGTATTACACCAAGTCGTTGAGCGAAACCTTCACGCGGAAACGGAGTGCGTATGGGATGCGTCCCAATCTGATCAGAGAGGCGCTGGAGTTGTATGCGCTGAGATCCTTTGAAAAAGAAAATTACCGGCACTTGACGCTGGAAGAAGCGTATTCGCTTGTTAATGAACATTTCCCCTTATTTCCGCAATTACTGGAAGATTTGATCGAAGAAAGCGTATTGATCCGCTCGATGATCAAAAGATATGGGGATGAACAGGAGTATGAAGTGGTGTATTTCGCCTTTGAGCGCTTCGGCGACTACCATGTGGCACGTCAATTACTTTCCGGTTATGGATCTGCTGAGGAGGTGATGGTAGCGGGCAGAAAAGAAAATACTTTGGGAAAACTGACCGAGGATGGGATTTGGTCTTACCAGGGTCTACTAGAAGCTTTGGCTGTACTGATGCCGGAAACCTTCGGGTTGGAACTGACCGAAGTGTTCGGCTGGGTATTTGATGAAAAAGAATCACGAAGAGATAATATTTATAACTGGTTCAATCAATGGGTGGTAGATAGTTTGAAGTGGCGTGACATTAGCAGCATCAATGCGGAAAAGATTGTCAGCTGGGTGAATGATTCCGGTCATTTTGATATGGACTTGGGCAATTGGTTTCATTTTGTGATGGAAGTCACCGCAGTTAAGGGTCATCCATTTAACAGTGATCGTTTTCATCTGGTGATGTCCCGAAACAACATGGCGACTCGTGATGGTTACTGGCAGGATCACATGCAAGGGTATTATGGAACTAATGATCAGAATGTGGCCTTCCCGCTTACGCGCTTGATTGAATGGGCTTGGCAGGATGGCATTTCCGAAGAAACCGATCATGAAACCGCGAGACTGGTTGGACAAACACTTTGCTGGGTACTGGCCTCTACGCATCATGGCTTGCGCGACCAGGCTACAAAAGCACTGGTTAACTTGTTACAGGATCACCCGCAGGCCATGCTGGCTACAATGAAGGCCTTTCAGGATATTGACGACATGTATATTCTTGAACGTATTTATGCAGTAGCTTACGGTTGTGCGCTGCGTTCGGAAGATGCGGATACCTTGTCCGCTTTGGCAGCTTACACCTATCAAATCATTTTTTCAGGTGGCAATCCTCCTGAACATTTGCTTTTACGCGATTATGCCCGCAATATCGTAGAATATGCAATTTATAAAAAAGTGCCTCTGGAAGTGGACATCAGACTCATACGTCCACCTTACCGCAGTAAACTTCCTGATCGGCTACCGACTAAGGAAGATATCAAACAGTATGAGCTGGACCGGGAAGGTGAAAATTACAAGCAAGGGTATGGCAGGGCCAATAACAAAATTCATTTTTCGGTAATGTCCTGGGATTTTTCGCGCTATACAATTGACAGCGCATTAGAGAATCTGGTACCTGTCCGCTTTACCTTTAAAACAGAGCTGGAAGCTTTCAAAAAAAGTCTGCCACGTGGAGGGAAATCGACACTGACCAACATGAAGAAGTTTTACGATATCGTACATACCACTGAAGATCATAAAAAAAATTTTTTTACCAGTTTAGGTCCTGAAAAGGCAAAAGAGCTTTGGGATGACTTTGATCATTGGCATAAAGAATTCCGTGACAAGCTATATGGACTGATGAATGAGCAACAGGTGACCTTTCTTGAAAGTACTGTACTTCCTCACTGGGACATGGAGCTTAAGATAAAAGGCAGAACGACCAATCATCTGAAAAAGACCCCTTACAAATGCTGGATTGTTCAGCGTGTTTTTGAACTGGGTTATGATTCGGAAATTCATGGAAATTATGATATAATACATGATGACTATACTGATCACCGTACCAATACACGTGTAGACCGGATTGGCAAGAAATATCAATGGATTGCTTTCTTTGAACTTCTGGCGATGCTCACTGACAATTATAAATTTCGGGAAAGTTGGGCTAATGACGATGAGGGAAACTATTATCAGGGACCATGGGAATTCATGCTAAGGAACATTGATCCTTCTTTTATTTTGAGGGATAAAAGAGAGAAATACCCAGATAAAGACTTCGGGCTGAAAGAACATAAAGCGATATGGTGGGCCATGGAAAAATACGTATATTGGAACAGGTTACCTGCCGATTGGGCGAGGAGCACTGCCGATCTGCCTGATATGGCGAAATGTATACAGAAAACAGATCCAGTCGGGACGGACTGGTTGCACCTTAATTTAAGTTATACATGGAAACAACCCAAACAAGTCGGTCAGGACAACTACCGATCTGAACGCAGAGAGATCTGGTATATGTTTCAGGCTTACCTGGTACGCAAAAAAGATAGGCAAAAGGTGGTTTCAGCCTTAAAAGATGAGAACTTTCATGGACGCAGGTTTCCGGAGGATCATGCGACCACAGATATGTTAGCAAGGGAACAATATTGGTCACCGATCAGTAAACAAAATGCAAAAGGCAGTAAGGAATGGATAGAATTTAAAGAAGCGGGCTGTAAGGTGGTGCTGACCAACAAATATGCTGTCGGTGAATTGAGCCAGGATCAGTCCAGCGCTCATTTTTATTTTCAGATGCCCTGTAAGATGATTATGGAAGGAATGAATCTGCGTTTCGGCCGCATGGATGGAGATTTTGTGAATTCGGACGGCGAAGTTATCATGACCAATAAAAGCGTGAACGGGGTCATGATCCGAAAAGTTGATTTTTTAAATTATCTGGAGCGGAACAAACTGGAGATTTTTTGGGTGTTCTTGGGGGAGAAGAATTCTTTTGCAAAAGGTGACCACTTGAAAGATTATCGTAAATCGTTGAGCGGCGTTTACTGTTTTGAAGGACAAAACCTCAGTGGCAGTATGAAGATGAGGAACTGGTAA
- a CDS encoding helix-turn-helix domain-containing protein produces METATKSNKVHIGRKISRIREIRGIKQDFLAGELGLSQQTISKIEQSEEIEDSMLEKIADVLGVSAEAIKNFSEEVLIFHIQNMNDNSTAYAYNYQCSYNPLDKVVELYERLLKSEQDKVEILKNSK; encoded by the coding sequence ATGGAAACAGCTACAAAATCCAACAAAGTGCATATAGGAAGAAAGATTAGTCGCATTCGTGAAATCAGGGGTATAAAACAAGATTTTCTTGCTGGTGAGCTGGGCTTAAGTCAACAAACTATTTCAAAAATTGAGCAAAGCGAAGAGATCGAAGATTCAATGCTTGAGAAAATTGCGGATGTTTTAGGCGTGAGTGCTGAAGCTATAAAAAACTTCAGTGAGGAAGTTTTGATTTTCCATATTCAGAATATGAATGACAATTCAACCGCTTATGCTTATAACTACCAATGCTCATACAACCCATTAGATAAAGTTGTTGAGCTTTACGAACGCTTACTAAAAAGCGAACAAGACAAAGTAGAAATATTGAAAAACAGCAAATAG
- a CDS encoding DUF4259 domain-containing protein: protein MGAWGNRNFENDGAIDWLNDFLAKPSENRLKEVFHFIVDQEEFIDSDESFEALAAAEIVAAQKGAKSEDFPKEIADNKFSKVIDWELLTQLAIKVVDKILHFPGHSELRELWLESDEYEQWVSVQQDLIERLRGKGD, encoded by the coding sequence ATGGGAGCCTGGGGCAATAGAAATTTTGAAAATGACGGTGCAATTGATTGGCTAAATGATTTCTTAGCTAAGCCATCTGAAAATAGGTTAAAAGAAGTGTTTCACTTTATTGTGGATCAGGAAGAGTTTATTGACAGTGATGAAAGCTTTGAAGCCCTGGCTGCAGCTGAAATTGTTGCCGCACAGAAAGGTGCTAAGAGTGAAGATTTTCCAAAGGAGATTGCAGATAACAAATTTTCTAAAGTTATAGACTGGGAATTATTAACTCAATTGGCAATTAAAGTAGTTGATAAAATTCTACATTTTCCAGGACATTCTGAATTGAGGGAGTTATGGTTGGAAAGTGATGAATATGAGCAATGGGTTAGTGTCCAGCAAGATCTGATTGAAAGACTTAGGGGGAAAGGTGATTGA
- a CDS encoding polymorphic toxin-type HINT domain-containing protein, whose amino-acid sequence MDDLEYIVTGALTHCNKGAGVMPINVTSNTTTHVQKLLVATDSDKTYMVNIPNYGMCTTTQKPCHPIPTVWTDTYDKVKVNGSHPLIGKSCLHCAIDPSSEIKFITSGQLPLSWSLSKESLDEISKANQAANEASDEYDLERKSVGESGFWEGFIPVWGSGRDYVHSIQTKHYWKAAGNLGLVVLDVCTLGADELIIGAMKGGAKGVAEAGSKMTLKKIAGIIAAKEAALLLVKKFATTVSEFSLREAGLCIAKACFVAGTPVQTANGTKNIEELVSGDEVWSYNEETGETGLKSILNVFEQQADTIVELTIDGEIINTTPEHPFYANSEWKEAGLLKQGDTVQLFNGKAAVVQQVVYKFDKILQPEIVNSEGDERSYELVTVFNIEVEGWNTYFIGEKSFLVHNVVCVKELMENAAKGVAKTWDDLGKFIYCFVAGTKVKTPLGDIPIELLEKGDEVFAYSFESREVVVRKVPAVFKNSTERILQIGIENEFIRCTSKHRIWVESENEWVEAGDLAVGMKVLGLNNKEYSINSIFLIEEECDTFNFEVEEVHNYFVGEIGILVHNGPGPKFPNSVYNDPTIRTTDIYRYFDPVTDETYYVGKTVQGMEKRASQHAVEKGLNQLIKEGKLDYEVIEGGKKWNAFQTATMEQHYIKLLNSKLQKGMPIWNKINALSKAKFEYFSKLIKCP is encoded by the coding sequence ATGGACGATTTAGAATATATAGTGACTGGTGCGCTTACTCACTGTAACAAAGGAGCGGGCGTAATGCCAATTAATGTTACTTCTAACACCACGACCCATGTACAAAAATTATTAGTAGCAACAGATAGTGATAAAACCTATATGGTGAATATCCCTAACTATGGAATGTGTACTACAACTCAAAAACCATGTCATCCCATTCCAACAGTTTGGACAGATACTTATGATAAGGTGAAAGTTAACGGATCCCATCCATTGATTGGTAAAAGCTGTCTCCACTGTGCCATTGATCCTTCGAGTGAAATCAAATTTATAACAAGCGGTCAACTTCCATTGTCCTGGAGCTTATCAAAAGAATCGCTTGATGAAATCAGTAAAGCTAATCAAGCAGCAAATGAAGCCTCCGACGAATATGATCTGGAAAGGAAATCTGTAGGAGAATCTGGATTTTGGGAAGGATTTATACCGGTCTGGGGCAGTGGAAGGGATTATGTTCATTCGATTCAAACTAAACATTATTGGAAAGCTGCCGGGAATCTTGGTTTGGTTGTACTTGATGTATGTACGTTAGGTGCTGATGAGCTTATTATAGGCGCAATGAAAGGTGGAGCAAAAGGAGTAGCTGAAGCTGGGAGCAAGATGACCCTGAAAAAAATAGCAGGAATTATAGCAGCAAAAGAAGCAGCTTTATTACTGGTGAAAAAATTTGCGACTACCGTATCTGAGTTTTCATTAAGAGAGGCTGGACTTTGTATTGCTAAGGCATGTTTTGTGGCCGGTACACCAGTCCAGACAGCGAATGGAACAAAAAATATAGAAGAGCTTGTGAGTGGTGATGAGGTTTGGTCATACAACGAGGAAACTGGCGAAACCGGCTTAAAAAGCATACTGAATGTTTTTGAACAGCAGGCAGATACGATTGTAGAGTTGACAATAGACGGAGAAATTATTAATACCACTCCTGAACATCCTTTTTATGCCAATAGTGAATGGAAGGAAGCTGGTTTACTAAAACAAGGAGATACGGTTCAGTTGTTTAATGGTAAAGCAGCAGTTGTACAGCAGGTTGTCTATAAATTTGATAAAATACTGCAACCGGAAATTGTTAATAGTGAGGGTGACGAGCGATCTTATGAGTTAGTTACTGTTTTTAATATAGAAGTAGAGGGCTGGAATACTTACTTTATTGGAGAGAAGAGCTTTCTTGTGCACAATGTTGTTTGTGTAAAAGAATTAATGGAAAATGCGGCTAAGGGAGTAGCAAAAACCTGGGATGATCTTGGCAAATTTATTTATTGCTTTGTTGCTGGAACAAAGGTTAAAACACCTTTGGGAGATATTCCAATTGAATTACTTGAGAAAGGGGATGAGGTATTCGCTTACAGTTTTGAAAGCAGAGAAGTGGTAGTACGTAAGGTGCCTGCTGTCTTTAAAAATTCAACAGAACGAATCCTTCAGATTGGAATAGAAAATGAGTTTATCCGCTGTACAAGTAAGCACAGGATATGGGTAGAAAGTGAAAATGAGTGGGTAGAAGCTGGCGATTTAGCAGTGGGAATGAAGGTGCTTGGCTTAAATAACAAGGAATATAGTATAAATAGTATTTTTCTTATAGAAGAAGAATGTGATACTTTTAACTTTGAAGTTGAAGAGGTTCATAATTATTTTGTCGGAGAAATAGGTATTCTGGTTCATAATGGCCCTGGACCTAAGTTCCCAAATTCGGTTTATAATGATCCAACAATTCGTACTACAGATATTTATAGATACTTCGATCCGGTGACAGATGAAACCTATTATGTTGGTAAGACTGTTCAGGGGATGGAGAAGAGAGCTTCACAGCACGCTGTTGAAAAGGGATTAAATCAATTAATTAAAGAAGGTAAGTTAGATTATGAGGTGATTGAAGGTGGAAAAAAATGGAACGCATTTCAAACTGCCACAATGGAGCAGCATTATATTAAATTACTTAATTCCAAACTGCAAAAAGGAATGCCAATCTGGAATAAAATAAATGCTTTAAGCAAGGCGAAATTTGAATATTTTAGTAAACTTATAAAATGTCCATAA
- a CDS encoding type VI secretion system Vgr family protein — translation MEINLIKEIHIGNKAITHFTSFSLKQKFNAHHYFELKFNHDQLGLPGLITLDDSRDFVGETLSASIGYIMQPLQNFVGIVTKVELTQSNGYHGILVVSGYSPTILIDRGPDLGSYLDKSLNEIVSMATHDTPVNDLRIITNATRKNPIDYVIQYRESDFEFLNRLSGEYYEWFFYDGMNLNFGKPDQQKEIPLFYGRDVHSLQYGMEVAPIKNKRFAYNPKQDEMLQSESTGNASGRADLIHAINASNKIYSKTFNQPTSIRVDSGSDIKNHVDNEEKANISKLLKISGSGDNPQVALGSIVEITMSLKQGISFATESLGKFLITSVNHTIDERGRYANSFEGLVSTTDRLLFKDYIRPNPDLQLANVVDNNDPKGQGRVKVKFKWACQTNNDTEWLRVITPDAGSSDKVNKNRGFVFIPEKGDQVLIAFEEGNIARPIVIGSIFHGKNGSGGNEGNKIKSLITRSGCMVRLDDSKGSVTVKDPSGNILKMHGNGSATLSVPNTFTINTTDLVVNAGNSITLNAQPGVDENGKEGSGEGKIVVSAKKSIEATADTEDISLIAAERNILLTANLKDIIIKALESNVELQALAKDIILKATSGTINAEADTQINIHSHDTQIF, via the coding sequence ATGGAAATAAATCTAATAAAGGAAATACACATAGGTAATAAAGCTATTACGCATTTTACTTCTTTTTCGCTTAAACAAAAATTTAACGCTCATCATTATTTTGAACTTAAGTTTAACCATGATCAGCTGGGTTTACCTGGGCTGATTACTTTGGATGATAGTCGTGACTTTGTAGGAGAAACTCTAAGTGCATCAATAGGGTATATCATGCAACCTCTGCAAAACTTTGTTGGGATAGTCACTAAAGTAGAACTTACGCAAAGCAACGGTTATCATGGTATTTTAGTAGTCAGTGGGTATAGTCCAACTATATTGATTGACAGGGGCCCTGATCTGGGCTCTTATTTGGACAAATCACTAAATGAAATTGTTTCCATGGCTACTCATGATACGCCAGTAAATGATTTGAGGATTATAACCAACGCAACCCGTAAAAATCCTATTGATTATGTAATCCAATATCGGGAGAGTGATTTTGAATTCCTGAACCGTTTGAGTGGTGAATATTACGAATGGTTTTTCTATGATGGTATGAACCTTAATTTCGGTAAGCCCGATCAGCAAAAGGAAATTCCCCTGTTTTATGGAAGAGATGTCCATAGCCTGCAATATGGAATGGAAGTAGCACCAATTAAAAATAAAAGATTCGCTTATAATCCCAAGCAGGATGAAATGCTGCAAAGTGAGAGTACCGGAAATGCTAGCGGGAGAGCAGATTTGATCCATGCAATAAATGCCTCTAATAAGATATACAGTAAAACTTTTAATCAGCCAACATCTATCAGGGTTGATAGTGGGAGTGATATTAAAAATCACGTTGATAATGAAGAGAAAGCAAATATCAGTAAACTCCTGAAAATAAGCGGTTCTGGCGATAATCCACAGGTAGCTTTGGGGTCAATTGTAGAAATTACCATGAGTTTAAAACAAGGGATTTCTTTTGCCACTGAAAGTCTTGGTAAATTTCTAATCACTTCTGTTAATCACACAATTGATGAGCGTGGGCGCTATGCTAATTCTTTTGAAGGGCTGGTTTCTACAACTGATCGTTTATTATTTAAAGATTATATAAGGCCTAATCCTGATCTGCAATTGGCTAATGTGGTGGATAATAATGATCCTAAAGGTCAAGGACGTGTAAAAGTGAAATTTAAATGGGCTTGTCAGACAAATAATGATACAGAATGGTTGAGAGTCATTACGCCCGATGCCGGAAGCAGTGATAAGGTTAATAAAAACAGGGGTTTTGTCTTTATTCCTGAAAAAGGAGATCAGGTACTCATTGCATTTGAAGAAGGTAATATAGCCAGACCTATTGTTATAGGAAGTATTTTTCATGGTAAAAATGGAAGCGGCGGTAATGAAGGAAATAAAATTAAAAGTCTGATCACCAGAAGTGGCTGTATGGTTCGATTGGATGATAGTAAGGGAAGTGTTACTGTTAAAGATCCAAGCGGGAATATTTTAAAGATGCATGGTAATGGAAGTGCAACTCTTTCTGTTCCGAATACGTTTACCATTAATACCACAGATTTAGTTGTTAATGCAGGGAACAGCATTACTTTGAATGCACAACCAGGCGTAGATGAAAACGGAAAAGAAGGAAGTGGAGAGGGTAAGATTGTAGTTAGTGCCAAAAAGAGTATTGAAGCTACAGCTGATACTGAGGATATTAGTTTAATAGCAGCTGAGCGTAATATCCTGCTTACTGCAAATTTAAAAGATATTATAATTAAAGCTTTGGAGAGTAATGTTGAGCTTCAGGCATTAGCTAAGGATATCATTTTAAAGGCAACTTCGGGAACCATCAATGCAGAGGCAGATACCCAGATTAATATCCATTCTCACGATACTCAGATATTTTAA
- a CDS encoding winged helix-turn-helix transcriptional regulator, whose protein sequence is MTENECQLGHKKEIMAVHDAMDVLSGKWKISIISSICYYNKRRFSDILNDVQGISNKMLSKELKELEINKLVTRIVLDTQPISVQYQLTEYGLTLKTIINNLSEWGIEHRKVITGK, encoded by the coding sequence ATGACAGAAAATGAATGCCAATTAGGGCATAAAAAAGAGATCATGGCCGTTCATGATGCGATGGACGTGTTGAGTGGAAAATGGAAAATTTCCATCATTTCCTCTATTTGCTATTATAACAAAAGAAGATTTTCTGATATTTTGAATGATGTACAGGGGATATCAAACAAAATGTTGAGTAAAGAATTAAAGGAGCTGGAGATAAATAAACTGGTGACGCGAATCGTATTAGATACGCAGCCTATATCTGTTCAATATCAATTAACGGAATATGGTTTAACGTTAAAGACCATCATTAATAATCTATCGGAATGGGGAATAGAACACCGTAAGGTGATTACTGGTAAATAG
- a CDS encoding SDR family NAD(P)-dependent oxidoreductase, whose protein sequence is MDFTNKNVVITGGTTGIGLATAKAFINAGANVWITGRNAANLQKATEEINNPKLFTVVSDTSKPEEISILEKAVAESGNKLDVLFLNAGIATFEPIEQVTEANFDAQFNTNVKGHFFTLQKLLPHLADGASVVFTSSSVASAANLGTSVYSATKGALNKIAQIAANELAGRKIRVNIVSPGPILTPGLENALTPEAKEYLTNATAMQRIGDPDEIAKTVLFVASDAASFITGTEITVDGGYHNYSLK, encoded by the coding sequence ATGGACTTTACAAATAAAAACGTTGTTATTACAGGTGGAACAACCGGAATAGGGCTGGCAACAGCAAAAGCATTTATCAACGCAGGCGCGAATGTTTGGATTACGGGTAGAAATGCCGCCAATCTGCAAAAAGCAACTGAAGAAATAAACAACCCGAAATTGTTTACTGTAGTATCGGACACTTCAAAACCCGAAGAAATTTCTATCCTGGAAAAAGCAGTTGCAGAAAGTGGAAACAAATTAGATGTTCTTTTCCTGAATGCGGGAATTGCAACATTTGAGCCAATAGAACAAGTAACTGAAGCAAATTTTGACGCACAATTCAATACTAATGTTAAAGGGCATTTCTTCACATTGCAAAAGTTACTTCCCCATCTGGCAGATGGAGCATCGGTAGTCTTCACTTCTTCATCGGTTGCCTCAGCTGCAAATTTGGGAACAAGCGTATATTCTGCAACTAAAGGAGCATTGAATAAAATTGCTCAAATTGCAGCAAATGAACTGGCGGGAAGAAAGATCCGTGTAAACATCGTTAGCCCGGGACCTATTCTAACCCCAGGTTTAGAAAATGCCCTAACCCCAGAAGCAAAAGAATATTTAACTAATGCTACAGCAATGCAACGGATTGGTGATCCTGATGAGATTGCAAAAACAGTGTTATTCGTGGCTTCTGATGCTGCAAGTTTCATTACAGGAACAGAGATCACTGTAGATGGTGGTTATCATAACTACTCATTAAAATAA